One Cyanobacteriota bacterium DNA segment encodes these proteins:
- a CDS encoding DNA photolyase family protein, which yields MTTTLALFWHRKDLRLSDNLGLTAATQRYPRVVGVFCLDPTILARDDVAHVRVAYMMGCLAALKHRYQQAGSDLLILRGQPETAIPKLAKALTAQAVCWNLDIEPYAQTRDRAVESALKTLKITVHTTWDQLLHAPGTILTGNNEPYTVYTPFWRNVSKQAKAQPAAPNLAALATGLSDIEHTQAVQAGVIPLPTVQELGYHWDRPFILEPGEQPAQARLAEFCHVALADYQEQRNFPAQPGTSLLSPALKFGAIGIRTLWAATVTALEQSRSSEAEASIRVWQQELVWREFYQHVMYFFPQLADGPYRSSWQSFAWENNPDHFQAWCTGQTGYPIVDAAMHQLNETGWMHNRCRMIVASFLTKDLIIDWRWGEKYFMQRLIDGDLAANNGGWQWSASSGMDPRPLRIFNPASQAQKFDAEADYIRRWLPNLRYVETEALITGKIAPLERERCNYPPPIVDHTVQQKRFKQLYQASRLGNPE from the coding sequence ATGACTACAACCCTTGCTCTCTTTTGGCATCGCAAAGACTTGCGCCTGTCAGACAACCTTGGCTTAACGGCTGCCACTCAGCGCTATCCTCGGGTGGTCGGTGTATTTTGCCTAGATCCCACCATTCTGGCACGAGATGATGTTGCCCATGTTCGAGTTGCTTACATGATGGGTTGTCTAGCTGCTTTGAAGCATCGCTATCAACAGGCTGGTAGTGACTTGCTGATTCTGCGGGGTCAACCGGAGACAGCTATTCCCAAACTCGCTAAGGCACTGACGGCCCAGGCCGTATGCTGGAATTTGGACATAGAACCCTATGCCCAAACCCGCGATCGTGCTGTTGAATCAGCTCTTAAAACGCTCAAAATCACAGTTCATACTACCTGGGATCAGTTGCTGCACGCCCCTGGAACCATACTCACTGGCAATAATGAACCTTACACGGTATACACACCCTTTTGGCGTAATGTGAGCAAACAGGCCAAGGCTCAACCCGCAGCACCCAATCTAGCAGCACTGGCTACAGGACTCTCAGACATTGAACACACTCAGGCAGTCCAAGCAGGGGTAATCCCGCTGCCTACAGTTCAGGAACTGGGATATCATTGGGATCGACCATTTATCCTAGAGCCAGGAGAGCAGCCAGCCCAAGCCCGACTAGCTGAATTTTGTCATGTTGCCCTTGCAGATTATCAAGAGCAGCGTAATTTCCCTGCTCAGCCAGGCACGTCTCTGTTGAGTCCAGCGTTGAAGTTTGGGGCGATCGGCATTCGTACTCTCTGGGCAGCCACGGTCACAGCTCTAGAGCAAAGCCGCAGTTCTGAAGCTGAAGCCAGCATTCGTGTTTGGCAACAGGAGCTGGTGTGGCGTGAATTCTATCAACATGTGATGTATTTCTTTCCTCAATTGGCGGATGGGCCATATCGTTCTTCTTGGCAGTCCTTCGCCTGGGAAAATAATCCTGATCACTTTCAGGCTTGGTGCACGGGCCAAACAGGCTATCCGATCGTTGATGCAGCCATGCACCAACTCAATGAAACTGGCTGGATGCATAACCGCTGCCGCATGATTGTGGCTAGTTTTCTCACCAAAGATCTAATTATTGATTGGCGCTGGGGAGAGAAATATTTTATGCAGCGGTTAATTGATGGAGATCTGGCAGCTAATAATGGTGGCTGGCAGTGGAGTGCTTCCAGTGGTATGGATCCACGACCCTTGAGAATTTTCAATCCTGCTAGTCAAGCCCAAAAATTTGATGCTGAAGCTGACTATATTCGTCGATGGCTTCCTAACCTGCGCTATGTTGAGACCGAGGCACTCATAACTGGTAAAATAGCCCCTTTAGAACGAGAGCGGTGCAACTATCCCCCGCCCATTGTTGATCATACCGTGCAACAAAAGCGATTTAAGCAGCTTTATCAGGCTAGTCGATTGGGAAATCCTGAGTAG